The Mercurialis annua linkage group LG8, ddMerAnnu1.2, whole genome shotgun sequence genome window below encodes:
- the LOC126660366 gene encoding putative disease resistance protein At1g50180 isoform X1, protein MAEAVVTFAVERLGDLLIQEAILLSGVNDEVQGIQIELRRMQCFLKDADSRMNEDESVRNWVSEIRDLAYDAEDVIESFAVKVASKRRGGFINVLKRFVCIVEEGLESHKIGCRIQDLTAKISNLTRSLETYGVRDMKNSETSSSAYQRQRQLRWSYSHVAEKHIIRREEINIQLVKHLVESKNSCQVVSIWGMGGLGKTTLAKEIYHYSQVRSNFDCFAWSCISQKCQPRDVWEGILIKLISPSLEQRDEILKLRDEEVAQKLYQIQQERKCLVVLDDIWSIQDWDRLKAAFPVQEMDSKILLTSRKREVALHVDPTGFLCEPQCLSGEESWDLLQRIAIPLKDRTDLINITRMEELGKKMVEHCAGLPLAVTVLGGLLATKYTAHEWQIVHDNIKSYMRRGKIHGQEQFGVLDVLALSYDDLPARLKPCFLNLGNFPEDYEIPVVKLIRMWMAEGFIPLVQLEDDGEESMEEVAERHLHELVERCMIQVGETDSNSKMRTCRMHDLMRDLCLQKAKQENFLDIINYSHNNEISPSSLVRRLAVHLNRDRRETDLRNSIRNHHTLRSLLYFYDSGNGYWQRFWKLSAATFDSLKLLRVLDLEGVNINGGKLPKDIGNLIHLRFLSLRNSKVLHLPPSIGNLRRLQTLDLYTGGRYMYVPNEIFNLEQLRHLYLPSNHSTGTGFQLASLRHLRTIVNLRVNNYDMNNLANMINVRELGIRVSSDGFTSIETFKLPNGSLKYLQSLSIIDDYSDGKLDIGLFLSSFVNIHELKLDMGLKKIPDYQEFPPNISHLCLQNCLLAEDPMPTLGKLPNLKVLQICENVFIGEEMICSKEDFPLLHTLLVEGQPKFEVWRVDEGAIPNLCRLTISNCWYLKSYPDGLRFAASLRELKIISMPKTFKDKMIEGGEDFYKVQHVPLIEFLHSTSNMKMNFKLDFSNDSSKRKVLMAVSCVSGVKSVSFDMQLKELSIIGDMDPEDVVMVVRKLCRTEPINRRRIAF, encoded by the exons ATGGCAGAGGCTGTCGTCACGTTTGCAGTGGAAAGGTTGGGTGATTTGCTTATTCAAGAAGCTATCTTATTGAGTGGCGTGAATGATGAAGTTCAGGGTATTCAGATTGAGCTCAGGCGAATGCAGTGTTTCTTAAAAGATGCAGATTCGAGAATGAATGAGGATGAGAGTGTGCGTAACTGGGTGTCGGAAATCAGAGATCTTGCTTATGATGCAGAGGATGTAATTGAAAGCTTTGCTGTGAAAGTAGCTTCCAAGAGGAGAGGAGGTTTCATTAATGTACTCAAAAGGTTTGTTTGCATTGTGGAAGAAGGATTAGAATCGCACAAAATAGGATGTAGGATTCAAGATCTTACTGCCAAGATTTCTAACCTCACCAGAAGCTTGGAAACTTATGGCGTAAGAGATATGAAAAATTCGGAAACTTCAAGCAGCGCATACCAGAGGCAACGGCAACTAAGATGGTCTTACTCGCATGTAGCTGAAAAACATATAATTAGGAGAGAAGAAATCAATATACAGCTGGTGAAACATTTAGTGGAATCGAAAAATTCGTGCCAAGTTGTTTCGATATGGGGTATGGGTGGTTTGGGGAAGACCACACTCGCTAAGGAAATATATCATTATAGTCAGGTTCGGAGTAATTTTGATTGCTTCGCTTGGTCATGTATATCGCAGAAATGTCAACCAAGAGATGTGTGGGAAGGAATTCTGATTAAACTCATTTCTCCATCTTTAGAGCAGAGGgatgaaattttaaaactacGAGATGAAGAGGTAGCGCAAAAGCTGTATCAGATTCAACAAgagaggaaatgtttggtggTTCTTGATGACATTTGGAGCATTCAAGATTGGGATAGGCTTAAGGCTGCCTTTCCTGTTCAAGAGATGGACAGTAAAATCTTGCTCACTTCTCGTAAGAGAGAAGTAGCCTTGCACGTAGATCCGACAGGGTTCCTTTGTGAACCACAATGTCTAAGTGGTGAAGAAAGTTGGGATCTACTTCAAAGGATAGCAATACCTCTAAAAGATCGTACAG ACTTAATAAATATTACTAGAATGGAGGAGCTAGGGAAGAAAATGGTTGAGCATTGTGCTGGTTTGCCTTTGGCCGTCACTGTGCTAGGAGGGCTTTTGGCTACAAAATATACAGCTCATGAGTGGCAAATTGTGCATGACAATATTAAATCATACATGAGAAGAGGCAAAATTCACGGGCAAGAACAGTTTGGAGTTCTGGATGTCTTAGCTTTAAGTTATGATGATTTACCAGCTCGGTTGAAGCCATGCTTTTTGAACTTGGGCAATTTTCCAGAAGATTATGAGATACCTGTGGTCAAATTGATACGGATGTGGATGGCAGAAGGATTCATCCCTTTGGTGCAGCTTGAAGATGATGGAGAGGAATCAATGGAGGAGGTAGCTGAACGGCACTTACACGAGCTGGTCGAGAGGTGTATGATTCAAGTGGGAGAAACAGATTCAAATTCTAAAATGAGAACTTGTCGCATGCATGATCTTATGAGAGATCTATGCTTGCAGAAAGCAAAGCAGGAGAATTTTCTTGACATTATTAATTACTCTCACAACAATGAGATCTCTCCGAGTTCCTTAGTTCGAAGACTTGCCGTACATCTGAACAGAGATAGGCGTGAAACTGATCTTCGAAATTCTATCAGAAACCATCACACACTCAGGTCTCTTTTATACTTCTATGACTCAGGAAACGGATACTGGCAGAGATTCTGGAAATTAAGTGCAGCAACATTTGACAGTTTGAAACTGCTTCGAGTGTTGGATCTTGAGGGAGTTAATATTAATGGAGGGAAGTTGCCAAAAGACATTGGTAATCTCATCCACTTGAGATTCTTAAGTTTACGGAATTCAAAGGTGCTACATCTTCCGCCAAGTATTGGTAATTTAAGGAGACTGCAAACACTAGATTTATATACAGGTGGCAGATATATGTATGTACCCAACGAGATCTTCAATTTGGAACAACTGAGACATCTATATCTCCCTTCTAATCATTCTACAGGAACGGGGTTTCAGTTGGCTAGCCTGAGACACCTGAGAACAATTGTGAATCTGAGAGTAAATAACTACGATATGAATAATCTTGCAAATATGATCAATGTGAGGGAGTTGGGCATCAGAGTATCTTCTGACGGTTTCACTTCAATAGAAACCTTTAAACTGCCAAATGGCTCACTAAAATATCTTCAATCTCTATCCATAATTGATGATTATAGTGACGGAAAATTAGACATTGGGTTATTCTTGTCATCGTTTGTTAATATTCATGAGTTGAAGTTAGATATGGGGTTGAAAAAGATTCCAGATTATCAAGAGTTCCCTCCAAACATCTCCCATTTATGTTTACAGAATTGTCTACTGGCAGAAGACCCAATGCCAACTTTAGGGAAGCTACCTAACTTGAAGGTCCTCCAAATATGTGAAAATGTGTTCATTGGAGAGGAAATGATTTGTTCGAAGGAAGATTTTCCTCTACTGCATACACTTTTAGTTGAAGGGCAACCAAAATTTGAGGTATGGAGGGTAGATGAAGGAGCTATTCCTAATCTATGTCGGTTGACCATATCAAACTGCTGGTATTTAAAGTCATATCCTGATGGATTGAGGTTTGCTGCATCTCTTCGAGAACTTAAGATCATTTCAATGCCGAAGACGTTCAAAGACAAGATGATAGAAGGAGGAGAAGACTTCTATAAAGTCCAACATGTGCCTTTGATCGAATTTCTACATTCTACTTCAAATATG aaaatgaattttaaattggatttttcAAATGATTCAAGTAAGCGCAAAGTCCTCATGGCAGTCTCGTGCGTTTCAG GTGTTAAATCAGTTAGTTTTGATATGCAACTAAAAGAACTCTCTATAATTGGGGATATGGATCCAGAAGATGTAGTGATGGTGGTCCGAAAACTGTGTCGCACAGAACCTATTAATAGAAGGAGGATTGCATTTTAG
- the LOC126660685 gene encoding protein ANTI-SILENCING 1 has product MTRAEEDENIQFAWGKKRGLGGKKKDVQFYESFTYDGVEYALYDSVYLYTDSDSEPHVGKIIKIWENSDKTKKVKILWFFRPCEILNYLNGNKVCQNELFLASGDGTGLTNINPLEAIAGKCNVICVSKDNRNLQPSQEELQKADFIFYRAFDVGRKMILDKIDDKIALVDGKFLLNKLHSQKSSAVTERDPVKKEDLGNATVAGGTTLSFEMTASGEQKTLKADNCLIDILAKENGDSNVLITQRSLSNDTITLKSKDDPVKGHSKAGLILATEVQVEEGVEATEDSVRFANRPLKDDKHDSSVKASDSNKEIIVQKLVRDSSCCDAKAVSQTVTAFEDKSKRKFVKDPQETEFISSKRPKLDEKLTKFANENLPRESPQDVSNDDAVRGNGKVGKVPAPAISQTVTAFEDKSKHKSVKDPQETEFISSKRPKLDEKLTKFDNENLPRESPQEVSNDDAVRGNGKVGKVPAPDAQIKKKLKAVEDCSRYLPSKNDALNYSIQPSDSNKEKSDGNKGKIVQKLVQDSQCYDAKPTGKTIAVVEKSRPQLIKESDEKKIISSNKPKVDGKPMQFSNGKLPGESSREACNDISKASSKILEVTRRPEVDKSKWFSGLPWEERIKAANESGRVVLLQNLDPSYTGAEVEDIVWHALKQHCTAKIIPRVEYSSPHSGQGFAIFKTKEAAETTITKLNEGCLMMSNGRPLVGSFAKLTFRGKPSTFFGHMSFDKTRQQQMQREMREAVSTSHCSQPNTIEYDMALEWCLKQEQTKLEWKKLYQRHGKELSKLKVAMKSR; this is encoded by the exons ATGACTCGAGCAGAGGAAGACGAGAACATTCAATTTGCGTGGGGTAAGAAGAGAGGGCTTGGTGGGAAAAAGAAAGACGTACAATTTTATGAATCGTTTACTTATGATGGTGTGGAGTATGCACTCTATGACTCTGTTTATTTATATACGGATAGTGACTCCGAGCCTCATGTTggtaaaatcataaaaatatggGAGAATTCAGACAAGACCAAGAAAGTGAAAATTCTATGGTTCTTCCGTCCTTGTGAGATTCTGAACTATCTCAATGGCAACAAAGTTTGCCAGAATGAATTGTTTTTAGCATCTGGTGATGGTACAGGCCTTACAAATATTAATCCTTTG GAGGCAATTGCGGGAAAGTGCAATGTTATATGCGTTTCAAAGGACAATAGAAATCTACAACCTTCACAAGAAGAACTTCAAAAGGCGGACTTCATATTTTACCGTGCTTTTGATGTCGGGCGCAAGATGATCTTGGATAAGATAGATGATAAAATTGCGCTAGTTGATG GTAAGTTTTTACTTAACAAACTCCATAGTCAGAAATCTAGTGCTGTTACTGAGCGTGATCCAGTCAAGAAAGAGGACCTTGGAAATGCTACGGTTGCCGGTGGTACAACACTTTCTTTTGAGATGACCGCTTCAGGGGAGCAAAAAACTTTGAAGGCAGACAACTGTTTAATTGATATTCTAGCAAAAGAAAATGGAGATTCTAATGTTTTGATTACACAACGAAGCTTGTCTAATGACACGATCACTTTAAAGTCTAAGGATGATCCTGTTAAGGGTCACAGTAAAGCTGGTTTAATTCTTGCCACTGAAGTTCAAGTTGAAGAGGGGGTGGAAGCAACCGAAGATTCTGTTAGATTTGCTAATAGGCCACTAAAAGATGACAAACATGATAGTTCTGTCAAAGCATCTGATAGTAACAAGGAGATAATTGTGCAGAAATTAGTTCGTGATTCTAGCTGCTGTGATGCTAAGGCCGTAAGTCAAACAGTCACAGCTTTTGAAGACAAATCTAAACGTAAATTTGTAAAGGATCCCCAGGAGACAGAGTTTATTTCTTCTAAGAGGCCAAAGCTTGATGAGAAGCTTACAAAGTTTGCCAATGAAAATTTGCCTAGAGAATCTCCTCAAGATGTCTCGAATGATGATGCTGTTAGGGGTAATGGTAAAGTTGGTAAAGTTCCTGCCCCTGCCATAAGTCAAACAGTCACAGCTTTTGAAGACAAATCTAAACATAAATCTGTAAAGGATCCCCAGGAGACAGAGTTTATTTCTTCTAAGAGGCCAAAGCTTGATGAGAAGCTTACAAAGTTTGACAATGAAAATTTGCCTAGAGAATCTCCTCAAGAAGTCTCGAATGATGATGCTGTTAGGGGTAATGGTAAAGTTGGTAAAGTTCCTGCCCCTGATgctcaaataaaaaagaagttaAAGGCTGTAGAAGATTGTAGCAGATATCTGCCATCAAAAAATGATGCACTTAATTATTCTATTCAGCCATCTGACAGTAATAAAGAGAAATCTGATGGTAATAAAGGGAAAATTGTGCAGAAATTAGTACAGGATTCTCAATGTTATGATGCCAAGCCTACTGGTAAAACTATTGCTGTTGTAGAGAAATCTAGACCTCAACTTATTAAGGAGTCTGATGAGAAAAAGATCATTTCTTCTAATAAGCCAAAGGTTGATGGGAAGCCTATGCAGTTTTCTAATGGGAAATTGCCTGGAGAATCTTCAAGGGAGGCGTGTAATGATATCAGCAAAGCTAGTAGTAAAATATTGGAAGTCACTCGAAGACCAGAAGTT GATAAAAGCAAATGGTTTTCAGGACTT CCTTGGGAAGAAAGAATAAAAGCTGCAAATGAAAGTGGAAGGGTAGTCTTGCTCCAAAATTTGGATCCTTCTTACACTGGAGCAGAAGTGGAg GACATTGTTTGGCATGCTTTGAAGCAACATTGCACAGCAAAAATTATTCCACGAGTTGAATACTCTAGCCCGCACTCTG GTCAAGGTTTTGCTATATTTAAAACAAAGGAAGCAGCCGAGACAACTATCACAAAACTTAATGAAGGTTGCCTTATGATGTCGAATGGGAG GCCTCTGGTTGGAAGTTTTGCAAAACTTACTTTTCGTGGAAAGCCATCAACGTTTTTTGGTCACATGTCTTTTGACAAAACTAGACAACAACAAATGCAACGTGAGATG AGAGAAGCTGTATCTACATCACATTGTTCTCAACCCAACACAATTGAGTATGACATGGCTTTGGAATGGTGCTTAAAACAAGAACAAACAAAGCTAGAATGGAAGAAATTGTACCAG cGACATGGAAAAGAGTTGTCAAAACTCAAGGTTGCTATGAAGTCGAGATGA
- the LOC126660366 gene encoding putative disease resistance protein At1g50180 isoform X2 has translation MAEAVVTFAVERLGDLLIQEAILLSGVNDEVQGIQIELRRMQCFLKDADSRMNEDESVRNWVSEIRDLAYDAEDVIESFAVKVASKRRGGFINVLKRFVCIVEEGLESHKIGCRIQDLTAKISNLTRSLETYGVRDMKNSETSSSAYQRQRQLRWSYSHVAEKHIIRREEINIQLVKHLVESKNSCQVVSIWGMGGLGKTTLAKEIYHYSQVRSNFDCFAWSCISQKCQPRDVWEGILIKLISPSLEQRDEILKLRDEEVAQKLYQIQQERKCLVVLDDIWSIQDWDRLKAAFPVQEMDSKILLTSRKREVALHVDPTGFLCEPQCLSGEESWDLLQRIAIPLKDRTDLINITRMEELGKKMVEHCAGLPLAVTVLGGLLATKYTAHEWQIVHDNIKSYMRRGKIHGQEQFGVLDVLALSYDDLPARLKPCFLNLGNFPEDYEIPVVKLIRMWMAEGFIPLVQLEDDGEESMEEVAERHLHELVERCMIQVGETDSNSKMRTCRMHDLMRDLCLQKAKQENFLDIINYSHNNEISPSSLVRRLAVHLNRDRRETDLRNSIRNHHTLRSLLYFYDSGNGYWQRFWKLSAATFDSLKLLRVLDLEGVNINGGKLPKDIGNLIHLRFLSLRNSKVLHLPPSIGNLRRLQTLDLYTGGRYMYVPNEIFNLEQLRHLYLPSNHSTGTGFQLASLRHLRTIVNLRVNNYDMNNLANMINVRELGIRVSSDGFTSIETFKLPNGSLKYLQSLSIIDDYSDGKLDIGLFLSSFVNIHELKLDMGLKKIPDYQEFPPNISHLCLQNCLLAEDPMPTLGKLPNLKVLQICENVFIGEEMICSKEDFPLLHTLLVEGQPKFEVWRVDEGAIPNLCRLTISNCWYLKSYPDGLRFAASLRELKIISMPKTFKDKMIEGGEDFYKVQHVPLIEFLHSTSNMDFLVINHKFGEH, from the exons ATGGCAGAGGCTGTCGTCACGTTTGCAGTGGAAAGGTTGGGTGATTTGCTTATTCAAGAAGCTATCTTATTGAGTGGCGTGAATGATGAAGTTCAGGGTATTCAGATTGAGCTCAGGCGAATGCAGTGTTTCTTAAAAGATGCAGATTCGAGAATGAATGAGGATGAGAGTGTGCGTAACTGGGTGTCGGAAATCAGAGATCTTGCTTATGATGCAGAGGATGTAATTGAAAGCTTTGCTGTGAAAGTAGCTTCCAAGAGGAGAGGAGGTTTCATTAATGTACTCAAAAGGTTTGTTTGCATTGTGGAAGAAGGATTAGAATCGCACAAAATAGGATGTAGGATTCAAGATCTTACTGCCAAGATTTCTAACCTCACCAGAAGCTTGGAAACTTATGGCGTAAGAGATATGAAAAATTCGGAAACTTCAAGCAGCGCATACCAGAGGCAACGGCAACTAAGATGGTCTTACTCGCATGTAGCTGAAAAACATATAATTAGGAGAGAAGAAATCAATATACAGCTGGTGAAACATTTAGTGGAATCGAAAAATTCGTGCCAAGTTGTTTCGATATGGGGTATGGGTGGTTTGGGGAAGACCACACTCGCTAAGGAAATATATCATTATAGTCAGGTTCGGAGTAATTTTGATTGCTTCGCTTGGTCATGTATATCGCAGAAATGTCAACCAAGAGATGTGTGGGAAGGAATTCTGATTAAACTCATTTCTCCATCTTTAGAGCAGAGGgatgaaattttaaaactacGAGATGAAGAGGTAGCGCAAAAGCTGTATCAGATTCAACAAgagaggaaatgtttggtggTTCTTGATGACATTTGGAGCATTCAAGATTGGGATAGGCTTAAGGCTGCCTTTCCTGTTCAAGAGATGGACAGTAAAATCTTGCTCACTTCTCGTAAGAGAGAAGTAGCCTTGCACGTAGATCCGACAGGGTTCCTTTGTGAACCACAATGTCTAAGTGGTGAAGAAAGTTGGGATCTACTTCAAAGGATAGCAATACCTCTAAAAGATCGTACAG ACTTAATAAATATTACTAGAATGGAGGAGCTAGGGAAGAAAATGGTTGAGCATTGTGCTGGTTTGCCTTTGGCCGTCACTGTGCTAGGAGGGCTTTTGGCTACAAAATATACAGCTCATGAGTGGCAAATTGTGCATGACAATATTAAATCATACATGAGAAGAGGCAAAATTCACGGGCAAGAACAGTTTGGAGTTCTGGATGTCTTAGCTTTAAGTTATGATGATTTACCAGCTCGGTTGAAGCCATGCTTTTTGAACTTGGGCAATTTTCCAGAAGATTATGAGATACCTGTGGTCAAATTGATACGGATGTGGATGGCAGAAGGATTCATCCCTTTGGTGCAGCTTGAAGATGATGGAGAGGAATCAATGGAGGAGGTAGCTGAACGGCACTTACACGAGCTGGTCGAGAGGTGTATGATTCAAGTGGGAGAAACAGATTCAAATTCTAAAATGAGAACTTGTCGCATGCATGATCTTATGAGAGATCTATGCTTGCAGAAAGCAAAGCAGGAGAATTTTCTTGACATTATTAATTACTCTCACAACAATGAGATCTCTCCGAGTTCCTTAGTTCGAAGACTTGCCGTACATCTGAACAGAGATAGGCGTGAAACTGATCTTCGAAATTCTATCAGAAACCATCACACACTCAGGTCTCTTTTATACTTCTATGACTCAGGAAACGGATACTGGCAGAGATTCTGGAAATTAAGTGCAGCAACATTTGACAGTTTGAAACTGCTTCGAGTGTTGGATCTTGAGGGAGTTAATATTAATGGAGGGAAGTTGCCAAAAGACATTGGTAATCTCATCCACTTGAGATTCTTAAGTTTACGGAATTCAAAGGTGCTACATCTTCCGCCAAGTATTGGTAATTTAAGGAGACTGCAAACACTAGATTTATATACAGGTGGCAGATATATGTATGTACCCAACGAGATCTTCAATTTGGAACAACTGAGACATCTATATCTCCCTTCTAATCATTCTACAGGAACGGGGTTTCAGTTGGCTAGCCTGAGACACCTGAGAACAATTGTGAATCTGAGAGTAAATAACTACGATATGAATAATCTTGCAAATATGATCAATGTGAGGGAGTTGGGCATCAGAGTATCTTCTGACGGTTTCACTTCAATAGAAACCTTTAAACTGCCAAATGGCTCACTAAAATATCTTCAATCTCTATCCATAATTGATGATTATAGTGACGGAAAATTAGACATTGGGTTATTCTTGTCATCGTTTGTTAATATTCATGAGTTGAAGTTAGATATGGGGTTGAAAAAGATTCCAGATTATCAAGAGTTCCCTCCAAACATCTCCCATTTATGTTTACAGAATTGTCTACTGGCAGAAGACCCAATGCCAACTTTAGGGAAGCTACCTAACTTGAAGGTCCTCCAAATATGTGAAAATGTGTTCATTGGAGAGGAAATGATTTGTTCGAAGGAAGATTTTCCTCTACTGCATACACTTTTAGTTGAAGGGCAACCAAAATTTGAGGTATGGAGGGTAGATGAAGGAGCTATTCCTAATCTATGTCGGTTGACCATATCAAACTGCTGGTATTTAAAGTCATATCCTGATGGATTGAGGTTTGCTGCATCTCTTCGAGAACTTAAGATCATTTCAATGCCGAAGACGTTCAAAGACAAGATGATAGAAGGAGGAGAAGACTTCTATAAAGTCCAACATGTGCCTTTGATCGAATTTCTACATTCTACTTCAAATATG gaTTTTCTTGTGATCAACCATAAATTCGGTGAACATTAG
- the LOC126660367 gene encoding uncharacterized protein LOC126660367 — MRNRTVWAWGVALLCFIILMIVTPAIPQSQEYHDFADQRQFLGIPNALNVVSNFPFLVIGVVGFVLCYYGNYFKLSLQGELWGWTCFYVGVAAVAFGSGYYHLKPDDARLVWDRLPMTVAFTSIIAIFIIERIDERRGTISIIPLVLAGIVSIAYWRFFDDLRPYAVVQFVPCIAIPLMAILLPPMYTHSSFWLWAAGFYLLAKVEEAADKPIYRWTHHVVSGHTVKHLCAAMVPVFLTLMLAKRSIETERTSLYRKWKISWTVSKENGAKVESVDCTYTSVPTGE, encoded by the exons ATGAGAAACCGCACCGTATGGGCATGGGGAGTCGCACTTCTATGCTTCATTATACTCATGATCGTCACTCCAGCAATCCCTCAATCTCAAGAATATCACGATTTTGCTGATCAACGCCAATTTTTAG GAATACCCAATGCATTGAATGTGGTTTCGAATTTTCCTTTTCTTGTTATTGGTGTGGTTGGATTTGTGCTCTGTTATTATGGGAATTACTTTAAGCTGAG TTTGCAAGGTGAGCTTTGGGGTTGGACTTGTTTTTACGTTGGTGTGGCTGCTGTTGCTTTTGGTTCCGGATACTACCATCTCAAGCCTGATGATGCTCGTCTTGTGTGGGATCGGTTGCCA ATGACTGTTGCATTCACGTCAATAATTGCAATTTTTATCATTGAAAGGATTGATGAGAGGAGGGGAACAATTTCCATAATACCTTTAGTTTTGGCTGGCATAGTAAGCATTGCATATTGGAG GTTTTTCGATGACCTCCGCCCGTATGCTGTCGTCCAGTTTGTCCCTTGCATTGCCATCCCACTGATGGCTATCCTGTTACCTCCAATGTATACACATTCTTCATTCTGGCTTTGGGCTGCAG GATTTTATCTTTTAGCCAAGGTGGAAGAAGCAGCAGATAAACCAATTTACAGATGGACTCATCATGTTGTTAGTGGGCACACTGTCAAACATTTATGTGCCGCAATGGTTCCTGTTTTCTTGACGCTTATGCTTGCAAAGAGGAGCATTGAAACAGAGAG GACAAGTCTATACAGAAAATGGAAGATTTCATGGACAGTGAGCAAAGAAAATGGTGCAAAAGTGGAAAGTGTTGACTGTACTTACACAAGTGTACCTACTGGGGAATAA
- the LOC126661537 gene encoding uncharacterized protein LOC126661537, with protein MIGSYDIKYEPRTAMKAQILADFVAETTTHDQPTEVDKGLTSWTLQVDGASNITGAGAGIILRGPHKIKMQHSIHLNFPATNNAAEYEALINGLRMATVVKTEYVKIQSDSQLVVNQVLGTYEVKDPEMKKYVDRVKELLTKITEEGGKWELEQIPREENTEADTLAKAGASREIMPSIPCSVQNFSSIQNPEATFLINPLDQWMEHIISYIENGNLPEDNKAAKKVKRQAPHFSYRDGTLYKKSFSHPWSRCLTVEEGKYVLSEIHEGICGSHISHLALCRKAVLQGYYWPTLAHDAANLKFLIVAVDHFSKWVEAEAVSTITEARVRSFVRREIICRFGIPKTIITDNGKQFDNKNFREFCKEKGIDLRFTSVTHPQSNGMTEVTNRTIVNGLKKRLDEAKGRWADELHNVLWSYRTTPKAGTGRTPYSLTYGCEAMVPVEIGMPTIRVQYFDEQQNEENTKICLDLLEERRDQALMHIEAYKQRMATYHNKRVKPLTFEVGDLVLRRADIARGNAGISKLGANWEGPYQVKKVGKGGAYHLTYMSGRDLPRTWNARVLKRFYQ; from the exons ATGATAGGATCGTACGACATCAAATATGAGCCGCGAACAGCAATGAAAGCCCAGATCTTAGCCGACTTTGTAGCCGAAACAACAACACACGACCAACCCACCGAAGTAGACAAGGGTCTTACCAGCTGGACACTGCAGGTCGATGGGGCATCAAATATAACCGGAGCCGGAGCAGGCATAATACTAAGAGGACCACACAAAATCAAAATGCAACACTCAATCCACCTAAATTTCCCAGCAACCAACAATGCAGCAGAGTATGAGGCTTTGATAAATGGGCTGAGGATGGCTACAGTAGTGAAGACTGAATATGTCAAAATCCAGAGTGACTCTCAGCTAGTGGTTAATCAGGTACTCGGGACATACGAGGTGAAAGAcccagaaatgaaaaaatacgtaGATCGGGTGAAAGAGCTACTTACAAAAATTACCGAAGAGGGCGGGAAATGGGAGTTGGAGCAAATCCCCAGGGAAGAAAACACCGAAGCAGACACACTAGCAAAGGCAGGAGCATCCAGAGAGATAATGCCGAGCATACCATGCTCAGTTCAAAACTTCAGCAGTATCCAAAATCCTGAAGCCACATTCCTCATAAACCCTTTAGATCAGTGGATGGAACACATCATTTCATACATCGAGAATGGGAATCTGCCCGAAGATAACAAAGCAGCAAAGAAAGTAAAACGCCAAGCACCACACTTCTCATACCGAGACGGGACTCTGTACAAAAAATCCTTCTCGCACCCCTGGTCCAGATGCCTCACAGTAGAAGAAGGGAAATATGTATTGTCTGAGATACACGAAGGTATATGTGGGAGTCACATCTCGCATCTAGCTCTCTGCCGAAAAGCTGTTTTACAAGGTTACTACTGGCCGACACTGGCACACGACGCAGCAAACCTG AAATTCCTGATAGTAGCAGTTGACCACttctcaaaatgggtagaggccgAAGCTGTGTCCACCATAACAGAAGCGCGAGTTCGAAGCTTCGTCCGAAGAGAAATCATCTGTCGTTTTGGGATTCCAAAAACCATCATAACCGACAATGGAAAGCAGTTCGACAACAAAAACTTCAGAGAGTTCTGCAAGGAAAAAGGAATTGACCTAAGGTTCACCTCGGTCACCCACCCACAAAgcaacggaatgacagaagtcaccaatcGGACCATTGTTAATGGCCTGAAAAAACGCCTCGACGAAGCTAAAGGTCGATGGGCCGACGAGCTACACAATGTACTATGGTCATACAGAACCACCCCAAAAGCCGGCACAGGAAGAACACCATACAGTTTGACCTATGGGTGCGAAGCAATGGTACCAGTCGAAATTGGCATGCCCACCATCAGAGTACAATACTTCGACGAACAACAAAACGAAGAAAACACCAAAATTTGTCTCGATCTGCTAGAAGAAAGAAGAGATCAAGCATTAATGCACATCGAAGCATACAAACAAAGGATGGCAACATATCATAACAAACGAGTCAAACCTTTGACATTCGAAGTAGGCGACCTGGTACTACGACGAGCGGATATAGCAAGAGGAAACGCAGGCATCTCCAAGCTCGGAGCTAATTGGGAAGGGCCTTACCAAGTAAAGAAAGTGGGAAAAGGTGGAGCCTATCACTTAACCTACATGTCCGGAAGAGACCTACCAAGAACCTGGAATGCCAGAGTTCTCAAAAGATTCTACCAGTAG